In Streptococcus uberis, a single window of DNA contains:
- a CDS encoding TIGR04197 family type VII secretion effector, with protein sequence MTIESNPAVAQDCATTISSSGATLLSITKASTDMTTTLSGNSNAHQAIDADAAVADSVAQTVNQFVNLIQSTSSAFESTDQRLGQMLANHQSGSNHSSPAIGQCVVGGGG encoded by the coding sequence ATGACCATAGAAAGTAATCCAGCAGTTGCCCAAGATTGTGCAACAACTATTAGTAGCTCTGGAGCCACACTTTTATCTATAACAAAAGCATCAACTGATATGACCACAACCTTAAGTGGTAACAGTAATGCGCACCAAGCTATTGATGCAGATGCTGCAGTAGCTGATAGTGTAGCTCAGACAGTAAACCAATTTGTTAATCTGATTCAGTCAACATCTAGTGCTTTTGAGTCTACGGATCAACGACTTGGACAGATGTTAGCCAATCATCAATCTGGTAGTAACCATTCCAGTCCTGCTATCGGCCAATGTGTTGTAGGAGGTGGTGGCTAA
- a CDS encoding WXG100 family type VII secretion target encodes MSQIKLTPEELRTSAQKYTAGSQSITDVLTSLTQEQAVIDENWDGSAFDSFEAQFNELSPKITQFAQLLEDINQQLLKVADVIEQTDADIASQINQ; translated from the coding sequence ATGTCACAAATTAAACTTACACCAGAAGAACTTCGCACTTCAGCTCAAAAATACACAGCTGGATCACAATCTATTACTGATGTATTAACGTCATTGACTCAAGAGCAAGCTGTGATTGATGAAAACTGGGATGGTAGTGCCTTTGACAGTTTTGAAGCTCAATTTAATGAATTATCACCAAAAATTACTCAATTTGCACAATTATTAGAAGATATCAACCAACAATTGCTTAAAGTAGCTGACGTTATTGAACAAACAGATGCTGATATTGCATCTCAAATCAATCAATAA
- a CDS encoding SA1320 family protein has protein sequence MSKEVLERRVEVSANLDDYVYDYEKKHANFLKAGDSNEVAKQNAVQDLKTNLTKDNLTLVEATYDPDTGVAAIAVKDSQTGETYISYAGTNLDADGLKDVDSDLSIGLNDPLHLKKLGNQATAFYDQIQATDGTKITVVSGHSYGDFLATRVAIERQVPYKFGFQGAPQSVSKLTAQEIIVNQIYSNRGIPTKELLDAVDSARVESDRVSKLMENYKGYAVTFSTTGDFLTNGLWKANDKEINFVGSRTNGSLRFGVSLLGGMVGTFPDTKYVGHVIAIDVNTEHSMYNYRVDQSVMAYTKQIISENILGVDFNQDGNQEFFLTQDYLTTQSLLPMTAQSAKEIKLDKKAMTVLSNNLRNVKSQIESLIDLTSQAKRSNDDVLSRLSSRRQSLKDAIMRELEAVSLIEAVRQIDDAFNELGNLENDISTVANYDSYSFTRKFDWLGDSGNYEWYQDGSKWDYGPISRLLSDSSWEASCLKNLISDNQLTCSPGYGYRYNTNFCAYPAKTDVAGEGVELINSFEKMIEESTSGLDNRSHFDDGIPQATKEILQVVLDNLTTLKGCTQYLISVTELIHRGLSDSDDSLATDIKNLDLSRVPEVRVTISDDYQTFLEESKVFDDKTVLVAFDDQVDQKSEDLADKMSKAYGEYLSTVEHQIESVNRYLGKLAENFSQLSHDMPKQLQYKKEEFHFFSEDNDQTPLMDYGKIGDHITVSSTISKLAGNGAGTGIGQVDTKLTQAATTINTVYSYLGNFKQPFRLGMEEAFYGVSGLDEIVKSQLAVSSVLKAMHQRFKEFQSTLSYHSGLAVEALSDKLDGTLLTLSNVSKMLDECFGD, from the coding sequence ATGTCAAAAGAAGTTCTCGAGCGGCGTGTTGAGGTATCTGCAAACCTAGATGATTATGTCTATGATTATGAAAAAAAACACGCCAACTTTTTAAAAGCAGGCGATTCAAACGAAGTCGCAAAGCAGAACGCCGTCCAAGACTTAAAAACAAACTTGACAAAGGACAATTTAACACTGGTAGAAGCGACTTATGATCCAGATACAGGTGTTGCAGCCATTGCTGTTAAAGATTCTCAGACAGGAGAAACCTATATTTCCTATGCAGGAACAAATCTTGATGCTGATGGTTTAAAGGATGTTGATTCTGATCTTTCTATCGGCTTAAATGATCCACTTCATTTAAAAAAACTGGGGAATCAGGCAACGGCATTCTATGACCAAATTCAAGCTACAGATGGAACAAAGATAACAGTGGTTTCTGGTCACTCCTACGGGGATTTTTTGGCAACAAGAGTGGCCATTGAAAGACAAGTACCTTACAAATTTGGTTTTCAAGGGGCGCCTCAATCGGTTAGTAAACTAACAGCACAGGAAATTATTGTTAATCAAATTTATAGTAATCGAGGAATCCCGACAAAGGAACTACTTGATGCTGTTGACTCCGCAAGAGTTGAATCGGATAGGGTTTCAAAACTTATGGAGAATTATAAGGGCTATGCTGTTACTTTTTCAACAACAGGTGATTTCTTAACGAACGGTTTATGGAAAGCAAATGATAAGGAAATTAATTTTGTAGGTAGCAGGACAAACGGGTCACTCAGATTTGGAGTATCATTATTAGGTGGGATGGTTGGAACTTTTCCTGACACAAAATATGTTGGCCACGTTATTGCTATTGACGTTAACACAGAACATAGCATGTACAACTATCGCGTTGATCAAAGTGTTATGGCTTATACCAAGCAAATTATTAGCGAAAACATTTTGGGAGTCGATTTCAACCAGGATGGCAACCAAGAATTTTTCTTAACTCAAGATTACTTAACCACACAATCCTTGCTTCCTATGACTGCTCAGTCAGCTAAAGAAATTAAGTTAGATAAAAAGGCCATGACTGTTTTGAGTAACAATCTAAGGAATGTTAAGTCTCAAATTGAAAGCCTAATTGATCTAACCAGTCAGGCGAAACGGTCAAATGACGATGTCTTATCACGACTTTCAAGTCGTAGGCAAAGCTTAAAAGATGCGATCATGCGTGAATTAGAAGCAGTCAGTCTTATTGAAGCTGTCCGTCAGATTGATGATGCTTTTAATGAATTGGGTAATCTTGAAAATGATATTTCAACGGTAGCCAATTACGACTCATATTCTTTCACTAGAAAATTTGATTGGCTTGGTGATAGTGGCAACTATGAGTGGTATCAAGATGGCAGTAAGTGGGACTATGGACCAATCAGTAGATTATTAAGTGATTCAAGTTGGGAGGCAAGTTGTTTAAAAAACCTCATTTCAGACAATCAATTGACCTGCTCTCCTGGTTATGGGTATCGTTACAATACGAATTTTTGTGCTTACCCTGCCAAAACAGATGTTGCTGGTGAAGGTGTTGAACTCATTAATTCCTTTGAGAAAATGATTGAAGAAAGTACCTCTGGACTGGACAATCGTAGCCATTTTGATGATGGCATTCCGCAAGCGACCAAAGAAATATTACAAGTTGTTCTTGATAACCTGACAACCTTAAAAGGGTGTACTCAGTATTTGATTAGTGTAACAGAGTTGATTCATCGTGGTCTTAGCGATTCTGATGATAGCTTAGCTACTGATATCAAAAATTTGGATTTATCACGGGTACCAGAAGTAAGGGTTACCATCTCTGATGATTACCAAACTTTCCTAGAGGAATCTAAGGTTTTTGATGATAAAACTGTTTTAGTTGCTTTTGATGATCAAGTGGATCAAAAATCAGAAGACTTAGCAGACAAGATGTCAAAGGCTTATGGGGAATACCTTTCAACGGTAGAACATCAGATTGAGTCAGTTAATCGTTATTTGGGAAAACTTGCAGAAAACTTCTCACAATTGTCGCATGACATGCCAAAACAATTGCAGTATAAAAAAGAAGAGTTTCATTTCTTTTCTGAGGATAATGACCAAACACCTCTGATGGATTATGGTAAAATTGGTGATCACATAACCGTTTCATCAACAATCTCAAAGCTTGCTGGTAACGGAGCGGGAACTGGAATTGGGCAAGTGGATACTAAACTGACGCAGGCAGCAACCACTATCAACACGGTTTACTCATATCTAGGAAATTTTAAACAACCTTTCAGACTCGGCATGGAAGAGGCATTTTATGGTGTCTCAGGCTTAGATGAAATTGTCAAATCACAACTTGCTGTCTCGTCTGTTTTAAAAGCCATGCACCAAAGGTTTAAAGAATTCCAAAGCACACTATCCTACCATTCAGGTCTAGCAGTGGAGGCATTGTCAGATAAATTAGATGGAACACTCTTAACACTTTCAAATGTCTCAAAAATGCTAGATGAGTGCTTTGGAGACTAA
- a CDS encoding Gfo/Idh/MocA family protein: protein MKKVRYGVVSTAQVAPRFIEGVRLAGNGEVVAVSSRSLEKAKAFAKQYRIPRAYGGLREMLVDQEIDVIYVPTINKDHYNCAKKALLAGKHVLVEKPFTITYAEARELFNIAYRQDLFLMEAQKSVFIPMTDVIKETIQSGEIGEVLSVSSTTSYPNIDHIDWFRDLDAGGGTVHFMAPYAFSYLQYLFDSPIEKAGGVANFPEGQSDSQSKILLQMENGLIVDIFLTTSLSLKHKMTIRGTKGTIEIPSFWKTTVATLIHEDGSRRLLEAPMDSDFASEAFHVSDMIQKGMTTSPIMKPEITLLTIKIIEELYKSWGK from the coding sequence ATGAAAAAGGTAAGATACGGTGTGGTGTCCACTGCGCAGGTGGCACCTCGTTTTATAGAAGGTGTTCGTCTTGCTGGGAACGGTGAGGTGGTTGCTGTTTCCAGTCGTTCGTTAGAGAAAGCCAAAGCTTTTGCCAAGCAATATCGGATTCCGCGTGCCTATGGTGGTTTGAGAGAAATGTTGGTGGACCAGGAGATCGATGTGATTTATGTTCCGACCATCAATAAAGATCATTACAATTGTGCCAAAAAAGCTTTGCTAGCGGGCAAACATGTTTTGGTTGAAAAACCTTTTACCATTACTTATGCTGAGGCGCGCGAGCTTTTTAATATCGCCTACCGTCAGGATCTTTTTCTCATGGAAGCGCAAAAGTCCGTCTTCATACCGATGACGGATGTGATCAAGGAAACCATTCAATCCGGTGAGATAGGGGAGGTTTTATCCGTATCGTCGACAACTTCCTATCCCAATATTGATCATATCGACTGGTTTAGAGATCTAGATGCAGGAGGGGGAACGGTCCATTTCATGGCCCCCTATGCCTTTTCCTATCTGCAATACCTTTTTGATTCGCCTATTGAGAAAGCCGGAGGCGTCGCCAATTTTCCTGAAGGTCAAAGTGACAGTCAATCTAAGATACTACTGCAAATGGAAAATGGGCTCATTGTGGATATTTTCTTAACAACGAGTTTATCCCTTAAACATAAAATGACCATCAGAGGGACCAAAGGGACGATTGAAATTCCTAGCTTTTGGAAGACGACTGTTGCAACGCTCATTCACGAGGATGGCAGTCGGAGACTGCTAGAAGCACCAATGGACAGTGACTTTGCTTCGGAAGCCTTCCATGTCAGTGATATGATTCAAAAAGGAATGACAACCAGTCCAATCATGAAACCGGAGATTACCCTCTTAACCATTAAAATCATCGAAGAACTCTACAAATCGTGGGGGAAATAA
- a CDS encoding ABC transporter permease, whose product MKNVHSKMNVWLVSSIIIFISYLLFLIYPIVTILKQAIFVNGQLSLGNFVTFFSKDYYVETLFNSFKVSVVATLLSLIVGTVLAYAFAMYRFKGKKYLQILIIIASMSAPFVGAYSWILLLGRNGVITKWLATTFGFPKIDIYGFLGIVLVFTLQLFPLVFLYVSGALKSMDNSLLEAAESMGVTGTKKLTKIVLPLLVPTLLAAALLVFMRAFSDFGTPMLIGEGYRTFPVLVYSQFISEVGGNSAFASALAIIAITIALIIFLIQKYLAQKNSFSMNSLHPIEPKNISGLKKLMVYTGVYGLIGLSVLPQVYLIYTSFLKTSGMIFVKGYSLNSYRQAFDRMGVSILNTLRIPLMALILVLVFATFISYLSVRKRNPFTSLIDSMSMVPYIVPGTVLGIAFITAFNTGIAGSGFLAIIGTSLVMIISLAIRRLPYTIRSSVAALQQISPSIEEAAASLGSSKINTFIKITIPMMLSGIISGAILSWITMISELSTSILLYNINTKTMTVAIYTEVLRGNYGIAAALSTLLTSFTVVSLLIFMKVSKSDRITM is encoded by the coding sequence ATGAAAAATGTCCATTCCAAAATGAATGTATGGTTGGTTTCTTCAATTATTATCTTTATTTCTTATCTCCTATTTTTAATTTATCCTATTGTGACCATTTTAAAACAAGCAATTTTTGTCAATGGCCAACTTTCCTTAGGAAATTTTGTGACTTTTTTTTCAAAAGATTACTATGTTGAGACACTATTTAATAGCTTTAAAGTCTCAGTAGTAGCTACTCTTCTTTCACTCATTGTTGGTACTGTTTTAGCCTATGCTTTTGCGATGTATCGCTTTAAAGGGAAAAAATACCTACAGATATTAATTATCATCGCCTCAATGTCTGCCCCATTTGTTGGTGCTTACTCATGGATTCTTCTTTTAGGACGTAATGGTGTCATTACAAAATGGTTAGCAACAACTTTTGGTTTTCCCAAAATTGATATTTATGGTTTTCTAGGTATTGTCTTAGTTTTTACCTTGCAGCTTTTTCCCTTGGTTTTTCTATATGTGAGTGGGGCTTTGAAAAGTATGGATAACTCACTGCTGGAAGCGGCTGAGAGCATGGGAGTGACCGGAACTAAAAAATTGACTAAAATTGTTTTACCACTTTTAGTTCCCACTCTTTTAGCTGCAGCTCTACTGGTCTTTATGCGAGCTTTTTCTGATTTTGGAACACCAATGTTAATTGGTGAGGGATACAGGACATTCCCAGTATTGGTTTATTCTCAATTTATTAGTGAAGTAGGAGGTAATTCAGCCTTTGCCTCAGCCTTAGCTATTATTGCCATTACAATTGCACTTATTATCTTTTTAATCCAGAAATACTTAGCTCAAAAAAACAGTTTTAGTATGAATAGTCTACATCCTATTGAACCTAAAAATATCAGTGGTCTGAAAAAATTAATGGTTTATACTGGTGTGTATGGCCTTATTGGCTTATCTGTTTTGCCTCAAGTCTATCTCATTTATACCTCTTTCTTAAAAACTTCGGGTATGATTTTTGTAAAGGGGTATTCACTAAACAGCTATCGTCAAGCATTTGATAGAATGGGGGTTAGTATTTTAAATACACTGAGGATACCGCTAATGGCCTTAATTTTAGTACTAGTCTTTGCTACATTCATTTCATATCTAAGTGTCCGCAAACGCAACCCCTTTACATCTCTTATTGATAGCATGAGTATGGTTCCTTATATTGTACCTGGTACTGTATTAGGGATTGCTTTCATCACAGCTTTTAATACAGGAATAGCTGGATCGGGATTTTTAGCTATTATAGGAACATCATTGGTAATGATTATTTCTTTGGCCATAAGACGCTTACCATATACTATAAGGTCTTCAGTAGCTGCACTCCAACAAATTTCACCTAGCATTGAAGAGGCTGCTGCCAGTCTCGGTAGTTCAAAAATCAATACCTTTATAAAGATTACCATTCCTATGATGTTATCTGGTATTATTTCTGGGGCAATTCTATCTTGGATTACTATGATTTCAGAGCTATCGACATCAATCCTTCTCTATAATATTAATACGAAAACAATGACTGTGGCCATTTATACTGAAGTATTAAGAGGTAATTATGGGATTGCAGCAGCACTTTCAACACTGTTAACAAGCTTTACCGTAGTATCCTTGCTCATTTTTATGAAAGTATCAAAAAGCGATCGTATTACCATGTAA
- a CDS encoding ABC transporter ATP-binding protein, protein MSQITIKNAKKIYNDVPVIEDLSITIPDGTLFTLLGPSGCGKTTLLRMIAGFNSIEGGDFYFAEERINQMDPSRRNIGMVFQNYAIFPHLTVKDNVAFGLKQRKLSHKEIDQRVEKYLALMQIDQFRDRKPENLSGGQQQRVALARALAISPDVLLMDEPLSNLDAKLRIDMRQAIKEIQKEVGITTVYVTHDQEEAMAISDQIAVMYLGEIQQIGKPKELYHRPSNEFVATFIGRTNMISATLGHDNGEAYLQFNDGYSISFPSLNHIEDQEVRVSIRPEEFVRRKDGAIKAVIKDSTYLGLNTEYIVETPFANRIQVTEESTLDEDFGPGDCIYLDINRQKINVFSADGKVNLLEVD, encoded by the coding sequence ATGAGTCAAATAACCATAAAGAACGCAAAGAAAATCTATAATGATGTTCCCGTGATTGAAGATTTAAGCATTACGATACCAGATGGAACGCTTTTTACATTATTGGGTCCGTCAGGCTGTGGAAAAACAACTTTATTAAGAATGATTGCTGGATTTAATTCGATTGAGGGCGGAGATTTTTACTTTGCTGAGGAACGGATTAATCAAATGGATCCTAGTCGTCGAAATATTGGTATGGTTTTTCAGAATTATGCTATTTTTCCACATTTAACGGTGAAGGATAATGTTGCTTTTGGGTTAAAACAACGAAAATTATCACATAAAGAAATAGACCAGCGTGTTGAAAAGTATTTAGCTTTAATGCAAATTGATCAATTTAGAGACAGAAAACCTGAAAATTTAAGCGGAGGTCAGCAACAACGTGTTGCCCTTGCGCGTGCACTGGCCATTAGTCCAGATGTTTTATTGATGGATGAACCTTTAAGTAATTTAGATGCTAAGCTCAGAATTGATATGCGTCAAGCTATTAAAGAAATTCAGAAAGAAGTTGGTATAACAACAGTTTATGTCACCCATGATCAAGAAGAAGCTATGGCTATTTCTGATCAAATTGCTGTTATGTATTTAGGTGAAATTCAACAAATAGGTAAACCCAAAGAGTTGTATCACCGACCAAGTAATGAATTTGTTGCTACCTTTATAGGGCGAACGAATATGATTTCAGCCACTTTAGGTCACGATAATGGTGAGGCTTATCTCCAATTTAATGATGGCTATTCAATCTCCTTTCCATCATTGAATCATATCGAAGATCAAGAAGTCCGAGTCAGCATTCGTCCTGAAGAATTTGTTCGTCGAAAGGATGGCGCTATTAAAGCGGTCATTAAAGATAGCACTTATTTGGGTTTAAATACAGAGTATATTGTTGAAACACCATTTGCGAATCGGATTCAGGTAACTGAAGAATCTACATTAGACGAAGACTTTGGTCCAGGTGATTGTATTTATCTAGATATCAATCGTCAAAAGATAAATGTCTTTTCTGCGGATGGTAAGGTGAATTTGTTGGAGGTGGATTAA
- a CDS encoding ABC transporter substrate-binding protein, whose translation MRKKMLTLMVASTALLCLTACGSKERAKSASQSSDKLVVYSPNSEGLINATIPAFEEKYGIKVELIQAGTGELFKKVESESSKPVADIVFGGSYTQYAQHPELFEKYTAKDNDKVIKDYQNTTGYSTPYTLDGSVLIVNPDLTKGMKIKGYKDLLNPELKGKIATADPANSSSAFAQLTNMLKATGGYDKDASWDYVKDLFTLVDGKINSSSSNVYKSVADGEMAVGLSYEDPTVKLLNDGANIKVIYPEEGSVFLPASAAIIKKAPNKENAQKFIDFIVSKEAQDALGTETTNRPVRKDAKVSKNMKTLSDIHTITEDYDYVIKHKEDIVKRYNDIFVDIQSK comes from the coding sequence ATGCGTAAGAAAATGTTAACTCTCATGGTTGCTTCAACAGCACTGCTTTGTTTGACAGCTTGTGGTTCGAAAGAAAGGGCTAAAAGTGCTAGTCAATCGAGTGACAAATTAGTGGTTTATTCACCAAATTCGGAAGGCTTGATCAATGCAACGATTCCAGCTTTCGAGGAAAAATATGGCATCAAGGTGGAACTCATCCAAGCTGGTACTGGTGAACTCTTTAAAAAAGTTGAAAGTGAATCCAGCAAGCCTGTAGCAGATATTGTTTTTGGGGGTTCTTATACCCAGTATGCCCAACATCCAGAATTGTTTGAAAAATATACTGCAAAAGATAATGACAAAGTGATCAAAGACTATCAAAATACCACGGGTTATTCAACGCCTTACACTTTAGACGGATCAGTATTGATTGTTAATCCTGACTTAACAAAAGGGATGAAAATTAAAGGTTATAAAGACCTTCTTAATCCTGAACTAAAAGGTAAGATTGCTACAGCAGACCCAGCTAATTCTTCCAGCGCTTTCGCTCAGTTAACCAATATGTTAAAAGCCACTGGCGGTTATGACAAAGATGCATCATGGGATTATGTTAAAGACTTATTCACTTTAGTTGATGGTAAAATTAATTCAAGTTCATCAAATGTCTATAAATCGGTGGCTGATGGTGAGATGGCGGTAGGTCTTTCCTATGAGGATCCGACTGTGAAATTGTTAAATGATGGGGCTAATATCAAGGTCATTTATCCAGAAGAAGGCTCAGTCTTCTTACCAGCGAGTGCTGCTATTATTAAAAAGGCACCAAATAAGGAAAATGCTCAAAAATTCATTGATTTTATTGTATCAAAAGAAGCACAGGATGCTTTAGGCACAGAAACAACAAATAGACCAGTGCGTAAAGATGCTAAAGTAAGTAAGAACATGAAAACCTTAAGTGATATTCACACCATTACGGAAGACTATGATTATGTTATTAAGCATAAAGAAGATATTGTAAAACGCTATAATGACATCTTTGTTGATATTCAATCAAAGTAG
- a CDS encoding helix-turn-helix domain-containing protein, translating to MLRMIIVEDEDLIREWLSRALDYQQLGIDLVATARDGEEGLECIRQCHPDIVLTDLMMPRKTGFEMFDNSQDIPYEKMILSSYSDFQHAKKAMTYGVKHFLEKPLDIEELRDTLWQIVLDQKNQVSDSKNSHYYQELPMISLPSVQEDFWSAHLVAYLHQHYNHSISTEEIARHFGYSESYLYKKIKEDLGITLKDYLNRYRIKRAIQLMTSQPDLRVYEVAEAVGFSDYNYFGKVFRRYTGLTYTTFKENFTHKG from the coding sequence ATGTTACGAATGATTATTGTCGAAGACGAGGATTTGATAAGAGAATGGTTGAGTCGTGCTTTGGATTATCAACAATTAGGCATTGATTTGGTGGCAACAGCTAGAGATGGTGAGGAAGGGTTAGAATGTATTCGGCAATGCCATCCGGACATTGTGTTAACGGATTTGATGATGCCAAGGAAGACAGGTTTTGAAATGTTTGACAACAGTCAGGATATCCCGTATGAAAAGATGATTTTATCATCTTATAGTGATTTTCAACACGCTAAGAAAGCTATGACTTATGGGGTTAAACACTTTTTGGAAAAACCATTAGATATAGAAGAGTTAAGAGATACCTTATGGCAGATTGTTCTAGATCAGAAAAATCAAGTGAGTGATTCTAAGAACAGTCACTATTATCAAGAACTTCCTATGATCAGCTTGCCATCAGTTCAGGAAGATTTTTGGTCTGCCCATTTAGTAGCATATCTTCATCAACACTACAATCACTCCATATCAACAGAAGAAATTGCCAGACATTTTGGTTACAGTGAATCTTATCTCTATAAAAAAATCAAAGAAGATTTAGGGATTACTTTGAAAGATTATTTGAATCGATACCGTATTAAGAGAGCTATTCAGTTAATGACCAGTCAACCTGATTTGAGAGTTTATGAAGTAGCAGAAGCAGTCGGTTTTTCAGACTACAATTATTTTGGTAAAGTATTTCGTCGTTATACGGGATTAACCTATACTACATTTAAAGAGAATTTTACTCATAAAGGATAG
- a CDS encoding sensor histidine kinase yields the protein MENMKLVPFKEKLRREIFLSFRKATFFIACFYILFLVFFIFLVQFGQLLEGRRTILTYFNQVDWQSDLIFKKLDTREVPRFLKGERSEREMFRHIYEETGQLPFRTALSLYRADGSLALSTKLPNRDGLQDDSYVKIALKNLKKDSEYRIMKDYQGNRYLLKLKPIIQKQQLIGYFVLYIDGNDFKSNLSSESTQYILTDKFQNLFSTNSLSFANQNHHKVVINHSDAILSYQDGKVYLNHQKELTPQLMLYTKIVAFPLSYLLFFTGLFATFIFMLHYLLAKHLSQKISLHSSDSIELLVKDLDAIVNGYQSTLSITTDDEFGFLAKKINAVLDALQRLFQQTLTSEQEKVLIQRKLLEAQFNPHFLYNSLESIKILMYIDPQKAEKMILALNRVLRYSISTESDAVTLEQDMAILKDYLLVNQIRFHQLKVSLHYDQSLAQLRIPKLFLLPLVENALKYGMTARHDLSVAVEVTCQEKLICFTVSDNGPDFSRHFQETLDAYVKSGATEHGLVNSYSRLVMFYPSTKIGLSLAESKKGIQLQFERKQACYE from the coding sequence ATGGAAAATATGAAGTTGGTGCCATTTAAGGAAAAGTTGCGACGTGAGATTTTTTTAAGTTTTCGTAAGGCAACTTTTTTTATTGCTTGCTTTTATATTCTATTTTTGGTCTTCTTTATTTTTTTAGTTCAGTTTGGTCAATTGCTAGAGGGAAGAAGGACTATATTGACTTATTTTAATCAGGTTGACTGGCAAAGTGATCTTATTTTTAAAAAACTTGACACCAGAGAAGTACCCAGATTTTTAAAAGGTGAACGTTCGGAAAGGGAAATGTTTCGTCACATTTATGAAGAAACAGGCCAATTGCCTTTTAGGACAGCCTTATCTTTGTACAGGGCAGATGGGAGTTTAGCTTTATCAACAAAATTACCAAACCGAGATGGTTTGCAAGACGATAGCTATGTCAAAATCGCATTAAAGAATCTAAAAAAGGATTCGGAATATCGGATTATGAAAGATTATCAAGGCAATCGCTATTTATTGAAACTAAAACCCATTATTCAAAAACAGCAACTTATTGGTTATTTTGTACTCTATATCGATGGAAATGATTTTAAATCCAATCTATCGTCAGAGTCTACCCAGTATATACTAACGGATAAGTTTCAAAATCTTTTTTCGACAAATAGCTTAAGTTTTGCAAATCAGAATCATCATAAAGTAGTTATAAACCATTCTGATGCAATCTTGTCATATCAGGATGGCAAAGTTTACCTTAATCATCAAAAAGAATTAACACCTCAATTGATGCTTTATACAAAGATCGTTGCTTTTCCATTAAGTTATCTGCTTTTTTTCACAGGACTCTTCGCTACGTTTATTTTTATGCTTCATTATTTATTAGCTAAACATCTATCTCAAAAAATCAGCTTGCATAGTAGTGACAGTATAGAACTACTGGTAAAGGATTTAGACGCCATTGTAAATGGTTATCAATCAACATTATCCATTACAACTGATGATGAATTTGGTTTCCTTGCTAAAAAGATAAATGCTGTTTTAGATGCTCTTCAAAGGCTTTTTCAGCAAACCTTGACTTCTGAGCAAGAAAAAGTATTGATTCAGAGGAAGTTACTAGAAGCACAGTTTAATCCCCATTTTCTATATAATTCTTTGGAATCCATCAAAATATTAATGTACATAGATCCCCAAAAAGCAGAAAAAATGATATTAGCTCTAAACCGCGTGCTACGTTATAGTATCAGTACTGAAAGTGATGCTGTTACCTTGGAACAAGATATGGCGATTTTGAAGGATTATCTTCTTGTGAATCAGATACGTTTTCACCAATTAAAGGTTAGTCTTCACTATGATCAGTCTCTAGCACAGCTCCGTATTCCTAAATTATTTCTGTTGCCACTGGTAGAAAATGCTTTGAAGTATGGGATGACTGCTCGTCATGATCTTTCAGTTGCAGTCGAAGTGACTTGTCAGGAAAAGCTTATTTGTTTCACAGTATCTGATAATGGTCCTGATTTTAGTAGGCATTTTCAAGAAACACTTGACGCTTATGTGAAAAGCGGAGCTACTGAGCATGGTTTGGTGAATTCTTACAGTAGACTAGTTATGTTCTACCCAAGTACAAAAATAGGGCTAAGCCTAGCAGAATCTAAAAAGGGTATACAATTACAATTTGAAAGGAAACAAGCATGTTACGAATGA